TGCGATTGTTTTTTGACAATCGATCCCTTGCATTTAAAGCGATCTTCGCTCTAGTAGCCATCTTTTTAGCTGGTTTTGGATTTATGGTTTCGATGATGCAAGTTACAGCATTCCTTCTGTATATCCCTTTATTTGTTGTGGTTATTGTTCCAGTGCTTTATATCATCATGAAATCCATTGGGCGGTACAATGCACTTTATGTTGCAACAGAGAAGCTAGCGCAAGGTACATTACATCAAGACGTCAGGATAAAAGGTAAATCAGTATTCGCAATGCATGCGAATCATCTCAATGAATTGCGCCATCTTGTCAAACATTCGGAGTCCGAACAGGCAAAGAGTGAACGACTAAAAACAGAGCTAATTACGAATGTGAGTCATGATTTACGTACACCTTTAACATCCATTATTACGTATACGGATTTATTGAAAAATGAGAAGTTAACGGAAGTAGAAAGGGCCAATTATTTAGAAGTACTCGAACGGAAGTCGGCTAGAATGAAAACGTTGATAGACGACTTGTTTGAAGTATCAAAAATGACGAGCGGTACCATTACGTTGATGAAGGCGACAGTAGATCTGTCCCAACTTCTTTCACAAACATTGGCGGAGCAACCCGAAGCGCCGGTGGAATTCCGCTTAAAAGTTCCGACAAGTCCACTATATGCCAAAGTGGATGGTCAGAAAATTTGGCGAGTGTTTGATAACTTGCTGCAAAATGCGCAGAAATACTCGTTAGAAGGAACGCGTGTATATGTTGAATTACTTCCTACTCCTGCAGGTGTTTCATTCACGATCAAAAATGTTACAAAAGAAGAATTAGGTGGCAATGTAGAAGAGTTATTTGAGCGATTTAAAAGAGGGGACTCCTCTCGTAACACCGACGGCTCTGGATTAGGATTAGCAATCGTCCAATCGATTGTGGAACTCCACGAAGGAAGCATGAAACTGGATGTCGATGGGGATTTGTTCAAAGTATCTATATTCTTACCAAGTGAATAATCGAATAGAAATGTCTGACTCTTTGAGGGTTAGGCATTTTTTTAGTGGGTAAAATAGTAGAAATGAAGAAAGGAAACGGTACAGTATGAACACTAGTAAATGGATGGATATCCGAATTCGTTTTCGTCATATTTTGTTTTCCGTTATTGCACTTGTTATTTTAATTTCCATCGCCACTATCGGGTTTATGAATATTGAAGAATTGTCCTTTTTTGATGCCTTTTACTTAACGATTATTTCACTTATGACGGTTGGGTATGGAGACATTGTGCCGGAATCAGAAGCGGGAAAACAATTTGCCTTGCTCTTAATTCCCATTGGAGCAGCAATTGTCACGTATGCGTTAGGAGCAGTTGCATCGTATTTTATCGAACATCAACTATCAGTGAAAGTGTGGAATAAGCGTATGGAACATACTATTCGAAATTTAGAGGATCACATTATTGTGTGTGGACTTGGAAAAGTGGGCACACAAATCTATCACGAGCTTAATGAGCAAGATACTCCTGTTGTCTATATCCATGAGGATGAAGAAGAGCTTGTTGATGCGTTAGGAGAGCACGCGTTGCGAATTGTTGGAAATCCAACGTGGAAATCCGTCTTACAAGAGGCTGGCGTTGAAAATGCGAGAGCAGTGATTGCTGCCATGCCAAATGATTCGGATAATGTTTTTTTGACCATTACAGCAAAAGGATTGAACGAGGATGTCCAAGTCGTGGCAAAATCGGAAAGGGAAGAATCAGAAGAAGTGCTGCTCCGTGCTGGTGCAAATAAAGTCGTAAATCCGACCACAATAGGCGGCAGAGAGATGGTCATGTCGGTACTAAAGCCAGAAGGAACAGACGTCGTCAATTTTTTAATCGAATCAAAGAACAAAGAATTTACGATTGAAGAACTTGAATTATTGGAAGGGTCCCCGTTGATTGGGAAATCAATTGGGGAATCAAAGCTCCGAAATGAACATAAATTGACGATTCTCGCAATCAAACGAGAAGATGAGATGATTGCAAACCCTACGTCAGATGAAAAAATGGAAAAAGGAGATAAATTAGTTGTCTTTGGACATCTAGACCGAACTCGAAACTTTCTGAAAAAATCATAGATGACGTTTCGAAAGCGCCCCTAGGGGTATAGGAGCTATGTATAGGAAAAATATGATAGTAGAGGGAGGAACGTCTATGTTCGATACGATGTATTGGCGTACCACGTTTGATTGGTTGCCAGAGTTATTACTAGGTTTACTAGTATTATTAATTGGGTTCTTTATTGCAAAGTTCCTAGAAAACCTAACATACAAACTTCTTCGTAAAGGAAAAGTAAATGAAAGACTTGGAAATACGGAGTCTAAGTGGAGCGCTGAGAAGATCATTAGTAAAGTGGTATTTTTCTTAGTATTATTATTTTCATTCTTCTTATTCTTCAACATGATGGATTTAGGATCTGTCGCAAGTCCATTCGCAACAATGTTCTCTTCTTTAACTGGAGCATTATTAAATATTTTAAAAGCGGCTCTTATTCTATTTGTTGCATGGATTATTGCAACATTAGTGAAAAAAGCTATTCAAACATTTGGGAATAAAGTCAATGTGAATAAGTTCACTGACAAAGCTGGTGTAGACCCAGAAAAAGTGGATAAAACGAAATGGACAGATACGTTTGCCAATGTAGCGTACTGGTTAATCTTCTTATTATTCATTCCAGCAGTATTAAATGCACTTGGAATTGATGGCCTAAGTGGACCGTTCGAAGGAATGCTAGATAAGTTCTTCGCGTTCATTCCGAAATTGGTATCAGCAGCGATTGTATTCTTCATCGGATACTTTGCAGCGAAATTGGTTCGTAATATCTTAACGAAATTCTTAGAATCAATTGGGACAGATCGTCTTGCTCATAAATTAAAAATAGCTTCGTTCTTTGAAGGAACTAGTCTTTCAAGAATTATCGGAATCATTGCATTTGTACTAATCATGATTCCAGTAACAATTACTGCACTTGAAATTTTAGATTTAAATGGTATCTCAGATCCAGCGATTTCTATGTTAAACGATATCATGGAAATGTTACCGAAGATTGCCATTGCAATTGTTTTAGTTATCATCGGTATTGTCGTTGGTAAATGGGTGAAAGAGGTTGTTGAAAACTTATTGAAAAACCTTGGGGTCGATTCTTTATTTAGCAACATGGGATTCAATAATGTTTCATCAAGCTCAAATGCAAACAACTTATCGTTCGCGAAAATTTTAGCGATCATTGCTCAAGTTGTTGTTGTTCTTTTATTCGTAGTAGAAGCGCTTCAAATTCTTGAATTAGAATTTATGGTCACTCTTGCTACAGGAATCTTTGCATACTTACCTGCAGTCATTGCTGCAGTTATTATTCTAGCAGTTGGATTCTGGTTAGCGTCTCTTGCAGAGCAGTTCGTTGGAAGTGTAATGACGAAAGCTTCAGGCTCGCCTCATGTGTTACGCTATGTAGCAAAATATGCGATTTTAGCATTTGCTTTCTTCATGGCGCTTGACCAATTAGGAATTGCCGCATCTATAATTAATGCAGCATTCATTTTAATTTTAGGTGGAGTTGCGCTAGCATTTGGTTTAGCATTTGGTTTAGGTGGACGTGACCATGCGTCTCGTTACTTAGATCGTATGGAAAAAAGCATTGAAAATGCAGATGTATCGAAAGAAAAATGGGAAGCTGAAAAGCAATCCATGAAAAACGATATGAAAAACAAAATGGGTCAAGCAAAACAAAACATGGACAACAGTCCTTCTGCCAACCCATTAAAGGATGCTTCTAATTCATATGAAGCACCATCAACGCCGGCTGCTCCTATTGAGCCAAAACCGGATGGTATTGAGAATGGTACTGCAGATGAAAATTTCCCTTATGATGATGTAGCACCAAACGAGGGTGATTCGTTTAACAGCGGCGCACATGATGACTGGAATAACACAAAGCCAGGTTCTGATCCGTTCAAACCTGAATAATTAATTAAGACTAACCGTAAGCCTCGAGAGAAATTCTTGATGCTTACGGTTTTTTTGTTAGGGTTAGATAGTGAGATGAACGATATCGAGAACAGTATAAGTATTAGTGGATTTCGAAAAAAGACAAGGAAGCGGAAGGGAGATTGAATTTTATACGATAAGTGATGTAATCGCTAAAGAGACTGGAGCGGAATGGGGACGGATATGATGATTTAGTTGGCGGCTTTGCGAATGGGTTGTTGTTTTCAATTTCGGGTTATTGTTTATGATTTCCGGTTGTTGTTTACGATTTGCGTTTGCCCATATGAAAATGCGGTTGTTATTTGAAGTATTGATTGGTAGATACAAAGTCACCATCTTACCTATGGTTCCTTTTATTCTTGGAAGGAATTTCTTTCGTAGATGGGATACAATGAACGTTAAGGGAAAGGGGTTGTGTAACGATGGAAGTGGTACGTCAAATGGAGTTTGCTAGATTGTATTCGCTAGGGAAAATAGAACGGATTGATGAGAACGAATGGGATGTGATACTAGAAGGAGAACCTAATACAATTCGTTGGAATGCAGGACATATTTTCACGTCGCATGAATCGCTTTTGAAACGGGCTATTCCCTCCTATACTGTCGTCCATCCAGAGTGGAAGCAGTTTTTCGAAGGAGGAACACGACCGTCTGAATGGGGAAACAATCCTCCAAGTAAAAGTGAAATTATTCACGCACTACAAGAACAAATTGTACGATTTGTCCCAGTGATTGGGGAGGATATGTATACTCCGATTAACGAACCGATCTCATTTGGTTCGATGCATTCTATTGAAAGCGTGGCAGGGGTACTTAATTTTATGGTGTGGCATGAAGGAATCCATATTGGTGCTCTATATGCGATGCATCGAGCGATTGCGAAATAAGATTTCCTCACATGATAACTTCCAGATGAAATAAAAGCAGTCTTTCAACTTACGAAAGGCTGCTTTGTATGTAGATGGGTCATTTTTTCTTCACTAATTCGTGCTCGTATGCGTACACGACAGCTTGTGTTCGATCCAGTACTTCTAATTTAGATAAGACATTGCTGACATGCGTTTTCACTGTTTTTAGCGCAATGAATAAGTCATCTGCGATTTCTTGGTTGGATTTTCCTTTTGCAAGTTCGAGCAAAATTTCCATCTCGCGGTCGGTCAATTCTGTGTGGAGCATTTTCTCCGAGTTTCCTCGCATTCTTGCCATCATTTTGTTTGTTACTTCAGGTTCTAACACCGCAGTCCCATTATGCGTTTGACGAATGGATTCGGCGATTTTTTGTGCATTGGATGTTTTCAATAAATAACTGACGGCTCCTGCCTCAAGTGCCGGATATACTTTGTCATCGTCTAAAAAGCTGGTGACAATCATAATTTTTGCGTCTGGCCATTTTGCGATAATTTCTTTTGTAGCTTCTGCACCTGTCATTCCAGGCATCATCATGTCCATCAAAATAATGTCGGGACGTAACGCTAGAGATAGCTCAATAGCATCAAAGCCGTTACCAGCTTCCCCGACGACTTCCATGTCTTTTTGTGATTGCAAGTATGCGGACAAACCTAGTCGCACCATTTCATGATCATCTACTAATAGAATTCGAATCATGTTGTTCCTCCTTTTCCATCGGCACTATTACCTCGACAATTGTTCCTTCTCCTGGAACAGAAACGACCTTACTACGTGCACCAATTTCAACTGCGCGTTCTTCAATGTGATGCAAGCCGTACGAACTCGATTTGTCTTCGTCTTTTGAAAAACCGACTCCATTATCTTGAATGCGTAAAAGAACGACTCCATCTCGTTGGATCAAGGTAATATCGACTTCGGTCGCTTTAGAATGACGAAGCGTATTCGACAACGATTCTTGCGCAATTCTAAATAAGTGATCCTCGGTTCCTTTGGAGAGCGTGACTTCTTCTAATTTAGTTCGGATGGTAAAATGAACTTTTTGTTTTAATTCTTCTACTAAGTCACGTAAACCTTCCGCCATTGTTTTATTATGCAAGGCGATTGGACGCAAGTGGAGTAAAAGCGCACGCATTTCAAGCTGTGCTTGCTGGACCATTTTTTCTGCTTGAAGGAGTACGGGAGTCACTTCTTCCTCGTTCTCTGTTATGGATGACAACAGCATGGAAGAGGCAAAAAGTTGCTGGGAAACGGAATCATGTAATTCACGAGCAAGACGTTGTCGTTCTTGTATGATTTGTTCTTGAATTCGTTGTTCTTCCCCTTCTGCGCGTTCGTCGGTAAGGCGTTTCAAACTATTTTGCTGCGTTTCGATAAGCGTTGTTATTTCGACCAGTTGCTTATGGATTTTTTTTGATACTTTTGGGAATGAAGCATTTCCTTTTTCAGAGGTCACTTTTTGTAACGAAGCTTCTACTTTGCGTTCACGAGAGGAAATCGCAAGTTGACTATTCATCGCGATTAAAAAACTGACGACGAAAATCCCCATTGCATACCATGCAATTAGGGGGATTTCTTCTTTCACGTTCAATAATACTTCCCATTTGGAGAGATCATTCCATCCCCAAATGCTTACAAGAACTCCCGCTAATCCTACTAGTAGCAAGAAAAATAAAAAGAATAGTCGTGAAAAGAACCCGTTCATCCTCGAACCACCTCTACTTCTCCGAAGAGTATAGAAACAGAAATAATGAGTTCTGCCTGGGATAGGGAAACACTGTCGTAGCCAGAAACGTGGCTGAGTGTTTGATTCCAAAGACGAGCTTTTGGCACTTCAAGTGCACATACATCTCCAATAATACTGGCAATATGAATGCGACAAGGAATGTCATGAGGGACGACAATTTTCACCTTCCCAAACGTTTGGCGGATGGAGATGAACGATGTTCCTTTCGGTAAAACGGTGTTCGTCGCATCTAGGACGATATTTCCATAGACGGATTGCATATGAACGTTTTCCCATTTATACGTTTCACTATGCGAAACAATCGTAAGTAGCGCGTTCCGCTGGACCCCTCTTGATGATTCGAACACACCAGAAAATGGCGCGAAAATCTCTTCTGGACCATTTCCTTTCCATAGGCGATACAATACGTACACAACGATTGCTAAAATGAGCAACCGTAAACTCCATAGAGACATGACGGCGGCTGCGACAAAGGGCACACCGATCCAAAATAAGACGCGTTTTTTTCGTTTTAATGCAAAGAATATAAATGCTGTTCCAAAAAGAACAAAGACAATACTGCCATTTTCAAAAAGTACAGACTCCAGCAAGATAAGACAAAACACTGCAAAAAGCCCAAATGTAAGTTGTTGCGTTGTAAACGTTGGCAAGTCTTTTCCTCCTTTTTCAAACAACAAACGTGCCAGTTATCCGTTGGTGACAGATCATCACGAACAAAACAGACGCCAAACGAAGAATCGCTAGCGTCCGTCTTCCAATTCTATCCTCTAGTTTACACAATTTCCTGCTTGTCTTCTTGCTTTTTTTGTAAAGAGTCAAGACGACGCTCCATGGAAGAGGAGCTATAGCTCGAGTCAACTTTAGTTCCTAATGACACGATGAAATGCTCTAAATCATCAAACGTTTTAATGGTTGTTTCCTTTTTAGAGGAGCTTCGCTCACCTAGAACGCGGTCCATTTGTGCATGTGCTCTTGTAACATTCTCTTTGCCCATTAAAGAAAGCTGACGTACTTTCATATCTTTCACTTTATGTTTCATTTCTTCAAACTTTTGTTCTAGCTCGAGTTGTTCACGAAGCGTCCGTTCTAAGCTTTCTTGAAGTGTTACCTTACGCGCTTCATAAGCTGCGACTTCTTGTTTAGCAAAGACGATTAAATCTTCTTCCCCTGCTAACTCCGCTAATGACAATTGCTCGACTCGCTTTGCTAAAAGTTGCTCGGTATCGTGCAATTCTTTCTCTAACTTTCCCTTTAGTGCACCTTGTCGTTCCATCCATTTACCCGTTTTTTCGGTTTGTTTCTCTGCTTCTTTGATGTAATGGTTCAATTGATGAATAGGA
The Paenisporosarcina cavernae genome window above contains:
- a CDS encoding DinB family protein, giving the protein MEVVRQMEFARLYSLGKIERIDENEWDVILEGEPNTIRWNAGHIFTSHESLLKRAIPSYTVVHPEWKQFFEGGTRPSEWGNNPPSKSEIIHALQEQIVRFVPVIGEDMYTPINEPISFGSMHSIESVAGVLNFMVWHEGIHIGALYAMHRAIAK
- a CDS encoding sensor histidine kinase gives rise to the protein MNGFFSRLFFLFFLLLVGLAGVLVSIWGWNDLSKWEVLLNVKEEIPLIAWYAMGIFVVSFLIAMNSQLAISSRERKVEASLQKVTSEKGNASFPKVSKKIHKQLVEITTLIETQQNSLKRLTDERAEGEEQRIQEQIIQERQRLARELHDSVSQQLFASSMLLSSITENEEEVTPVLLQAEKMVQQAQLEMRALLLHLRPIALHNKTMAEGLRDLVEELKQKVHFTIRTKLEEVTLSKGTEDHLFRIAQESLSNTLRHSKATEVDITLIQRDGVVLLRIQDNGVGFSKDEDKSSSYGLHHIEERAVEIGARSKVVSVPGEGTIVEVIVPMEKEEQHDSNSISR
- a CDS encoding mechanosensitive ion channel, translated to MFDTMYWRTTFDWLPELLLGLLVLLIGFFIAKFLENLTYKLLRKGKVNERLGNTESKWSAEKIISKVVFFLVLLFSFFLFFNMMDLGSVASPFATMFSSLTGALLNILKAALILFVAWIIATLVKKAIQTFGNKVNVNKFTDKAGVDPEKVDKTKWTDTFANVAYWLIFLLFIPAVLNALGIDGLSGPFEGMLDKFFAFIPKLVSAAIVFFIGYFAAKLVRNILTKFLESIGTDRLAHKLKIASFFEGTSLSRIIGIIAFVLIMIPVTITALEILDLNGISDPAISMLNDIMEMLPKIAIAIVLVIIGIVVGKWVKEVVENLLKNLGVDSLFSNMGFNNVSSSSNANNLSFAKILAIIAQVVVVLLFVVEALQILELEFMVTLATGIFAYLPAVIAAVIILAVGFWLASLAEQFVGSVMTKASGSPHVLRYVAKYAILAFAFFMALDQLGIAASIINAAFILILGGVALAFGLAFGLGGRDHASRYLDRMEKSIENADVSKEKWEAEKQSMKNDMKNKMGQAKQNMDNSPSANPLKDASNSYEAPSTPAAPIEPKPDGIENGTADENFPYDDVAPNEGDSFNSGAHDDWNNTKPGSDPFKPE
- a CDS encoding potassium channel family protein encodes the protein MNTSKWMDIRIRFRHILFSVIALVILISIATIGFMNIEELSFFDAFYLTIISLMTVGYGDIVPESEAGKQFALLLIPIGAAIVTYALGAVASYFIEHQLSVKVWNKRMEHTIRNLEDHIIVCGLGKVGTQIYHELNEQDTPVVYIHEDEEELVDALGEHALRIVGNPTWKSVLQEAGVENARAVIAAMPNDSDNVFLTITAKGLNEDVQVVAKSEREESEEVLLRAGANKVVNPTTIGGREMVMSVLKPEGTDVVNFLIESKNKEFTIEELELLEGSPLIGKSIGESKLRNEHKLTILAIKREDEMIANPTSDEKMEKGDKLVVFGHLDRTRNFLKKS
- a CDS encoding PspA/IM30 family protein → MTTLWKRFKYAIEADLQTVLEKKEEKNPIHQLNHYIKEAEKQTEKTGKWMERQGALKGKLEKELHDTEQLLAKRVEQLSLAELAGEEDLIVFAKQEVAAYEARKVTLQESLERTLREQLELEQKFEEMKHKVKDMKVRQLSLMGKENVTRAHAQMDRVLGERSSSKKETTIKTFDDLEHFIVSLGTKVDSSYSSSSMERRLDSLQKKQEDKQEIV
- a CDS encoding response regulator transcription factor; protein product: MIRILLVDDHEMVRLGLSAYLQSQKDMEVVGEAGNGFDAIELSLALRPDIILMDMMMPGMTGAEATKEIIAKWPDAKIMIVTSFLDDDKVYPALEAGAVSYLLKTSNAQKIAESIRQTHNGTAVLEPEVTNKMMARMRGNSEKMLHTELTDREMEILLELAKGKSNQEIADDLFIALKTVKTHVSNVLSKLEVLDRTQAVVYAYEHELVKKK
- the liaF gene encoding cell wall-active antibiotics response protein LiaF — its product is MPTFTTQQLTFGLFAVFCLILLESVLFENGSIVFVLFGTAFIFFALKRKKRVLFWIGVPFVAAAVMSLWSLRLLILAIVVYVLYRLWKGNGPEEIFAPFSGVFESSRGVQRNALLTIVSHSETYKWENVHMQSVYGNIVLDATNTVLPKGTSFISIRQTFGKVKIVVPHDIPCRIHIASIIGDVCALEVPKARLWNQTLSHVSGYDSVSLSQAELIISVSILFGEVEVVRG